Genomic segment of Populus nigra chromosome 6, ddPopNigr1.1, whole genome shotgun sequence:
GACGCGAGTTTGTTAAATTAACTTaagtttacttaatttttttttcaatcgtCGATTtagttttggttgtttttagatttttttagatttaattttttttatcccaatatAATATCACCATCCACGGATTAATCCAATTAACAGGATTAACTCGGTTTACggatatcttttcttttttacattataaaaaaactatctcGGCTCTGGACATATCGCAGACCACCCGTATAGTAAAAGttaaagtaaaagtaaaagGTGAAATTGAGTTACAATACCGAGATTGTATGTGATGGATAAAGAAGATCCATTGACTGGGACAATAGATTTGTCATGGTGcgttgatttattattattatttgataattacaGTCCACCGTATACCATTCAAACTGGATGGACCGCACTTTGATGTCAGCGAAGGAGAAGTTGATGTTTGGTGGTTTGCTGCCTTTCCATACTCATGTTTGTCAATGTTTGATCATTGCAATGTTCAAAACTCAACATATCGAAGCAGAGTATTCATAAAGTATGATTGTATTATTAACGAAGAGAGAAAAATAGCtctaaaatcaagaaacaagcaGGTCAGTCACACTAACATGAGATGGCGACTCTTGTTTCAAAGGCACCATCTCTTGTATACCCGCCTATTATCTACCaataaaagagaggaaaaatacAATATTGAACTATGTCCCCAAATGTAGGGAAGAACAACACATGTAATTGAATACAACAACcagaaaaggaaggaaagaaaatcctATAGCTGTTGTCTTCTGAAGAATGTCAACAATGGGTAAAATCTTCTTTTATGTTTAGATCATAATTAACATATCGGCAGATCTGCTGGAGGAGACTCTACACTCTGTAATTCCCCGATCCCATCCTCTACCAAGAAAGCCATGGCCAAACCCCATGTGATGTGAACATCCAAGTGACAGTGCATTAGCCACACACCTGTTTAATCATGACAAAAACAAGTTGATGAGTTTAATgttcaaatgaaaaattgaaGCAGATCATGGATCGACTCTAGATTAACTTTAAATTACCTGGATTGTCAGCAACAAATCTAATTACTGCCCATCCATTCGTAGGCACTGCAACTGTATTCCTCATTGGTGGATCAACAagattaaatttagatttatgaGTTTTGGGATTGAAATTTCCAAATCCTTCTGCAATGATGTAGAAGTCGTATCCATGAAGATGGATTGGGTGGTTTTCTGGCGTGACAATGCTCGTGTCCTGCAATACAATCTGCACCCTTGATCCGTACTTCAACTTGTACAGCTTAGTTCCacgaacaggctgaaagagggAACGACTCACATTACCAGTGTAATCAAACTTTACTGGTGGTTTCGCTGGAAAGTCAGTGGTGTAAATTCCAGGAACTTTTTGCTGATACGCCTGCAGTAACGCAATGTTTGAAggaaacacaaaagaaacattGTTCATGCTAGCGGTGAAGCGAGTGCCGTTGGGTCCTTGACACCGCTTAGCTCTGGAATTTTTAGGACAGTTGTTAAGCCCTAGACCAATTGTGAAAAAGAGGTTCTCGTCAATATCTGTTGGGACCTCGACTTTTCGAGGGCTTCTAAGGCTTCCACTGAATGCTGTAACTGTAGCTGTGTCGTTATAAGCTGGAAGTCGAGGCATAACTGGTTTTGTTGTACACTTAGCAGGGCAAAGGGCAGATTTGTATTCAAGAATGGCAGTGGTTGTAGTATTGTCAAATGGTGCATTTTGCGCACTCTGATAAGCTCGAGCTGCCATGTAATAACGGCCAGGTAGTTGGTCGCCTGAGATCAAAACATCAGTGGTTTGGCCTGGTCCTAGCATTATGACAGAGGTAGTAAAGGGTTTAAGATACGAGGCATCAGCACCAATAACTGTGAACTTGTGATTGGCTATGGTGAAGAAAAGCGGTTGATTGAGTGCAGCATTGATGACTCGAAGGAGGTTTGTCTCACCAGAGGCGATCGGAACGATGGTAGTATCTGCAACAATATCAGTTCCTTGAGATCATCTTTTATGAAATACATAAACTAGATCAAGTCTTGGAATGGGTCTCCCAAGCAGTCTATTGGGCTATGGGATACTTCCTGGGCTCCAGCCTACTAATAATTATTCGCTTGCTACAGTTAATTTGCAATATTTTCTTAAAGCCTTTATATACATGTTAAAACTAATTTTGGAACAGCTACCAACcagactaaaaaacaaaaagccccATCATGAAGCTAAGTTATTGTGACTGGGCTCTTTCGATACAGTTCACGATCACAAGATAGTTCAACAGGTCATATACGGGTTTTCCTACTGTAGTGCTGATTGTAAGTATACAGATGGTTAATTACCTTCGCTGGAACAATTATAAAGATCACCAGGTTGACCATTAATGGTATATGCATCAGATATATTTGGAGCTGCTCCAGTTCTAGTTGCCTCCCTCACCACATCAACGGGATTCGCATCCCACCATTCGCCTGATCATCATGGTTAGTTAGAATCAACAGTTGGAACACACAAACATTTGTTTTGAAGCtaagttaataat
This window contains:
- the LOC133696272 gene encoding laccase-12-like; amino-acid sequence: MEVIKSIFADRHCSFFLVVLLLASTMSLAIAEIHHHDFVVQATKVKRLCKTHNSITVNGMFPGPTLEVKNGDTLVVKVVNKARYNVTIHWHGIRQMRTGWADGPEFVTQCPIRPGGSYTYRFNIEGQEGTLWWHAHSSWLRATVYGALIIHPREGSSYPFTKPKRETPILLGEWWDANPVDVVREATRTGAAPNISDAYTINGQPGDLYNCSSEDTTIVPIASGETNLLRVINAALNQPLFFTIANHKFTVIGADASYLKPFTTSVIMLGPGQTTDVLISGDQLPGRYYMAARAYQSAQNAPFDNTTTTAILEYKSALCPAKCTTKPVMPRLPAYNDTATVTAFSGSLRSPRKVEVPTDIDENLFFTIGLGLNNCPKNSRAKRCQGPNGTRFTASMNNVSFVFPSNIALLQAYQQKVPGIYTTDFPAKPPVKFDYTGNVSRSLFQPVRGTKLYKLKYGSRVQIVLQDTSIVTPENHPIHLHGYDFYIIAEGFGNFNPKTHKSKFNLVDPPMRNTVAVPTNGWAVIRFVADNPGVWLMHCHLDVHITWGLAMAFLVEDGIGELQSVESPPADLPIC